From a single Myxocyprinus asiaticus isolate MX2 ecotype Aquarium Trade chromosome 33, UBuf_Myxa_2, whole genome shotgun sequence genomic region:
- the LOC127424461 gene encoding ALK and LTK ligand 1 isoform X2 produces the protein MRAEKRWHILLSMIILLITSSQCMDSKEVKQKERQTLLNLILQVIGDNQRDKPASRRITSGLYSASQDVKFTSREKTAHLSKADSRRPIEIVPRDIRMKDKFIEHFTGPVKFPSECRTHFSRIYYNTRDCSQPTYYKRCARLLTRLAMSPLCTQS, from the exons ATGCGGGCTGAGAAGAGATGGCACATATTATTGAGTATGATCATTTTGCTCATCACCTCCAGCCAGTGCATGGACAGCAAGGAGGTAAAGCAGAAGGAAAGACAAACTCTGCTTAATCTAATCCTGCAAGTGATCGGGGACAACCAGCGGGACAAGCCTGCATCCAGACGCATTACCAGTGGCCTCTACTCTGCATCTCAAGATGTGAAGTTTACTTCACGTGAAAAGACTGCACATTTGTCCAAGGCGGACAGCCGCAGACCAATAG AGATTGTCCCAAGAGACATAAGAATGAAAGACAAATTTATAGAACATTTTACAG GACCAGTCAAGTTTCCATCTGAATGCAGAACACATTTCAGTAGGATTTATTACAACACAAGGGATTGCTCCCAACCAACAT ATTATAAAAGATGTGCACGATTGCTAACAAGACTAGCTATGAGTCCCCTTTGCACACAGTCATAG
- the LOC127424461 gene encoding ALK and LTK ligand 1 isoform X1, with protein MRAEKRWHILLSMIILLITSSQCMDSKEVKQKERQTLLNLILQVIGDNQRDKPASRRITSGLYSASQDVKFTSREKTAHLSKADSRRPIEIVPRDIRMKDKFIEHFTAGPVKFPSECRTHFSRIYYNTRDCSQPTYYKRCARLLTRLAMSPLCTQS; from the exons ATGCGGGCTGAGAAGAGATGGCACATATTATTGAGTATGATCATTTTGCTCATCACCTCCAGCCAGTGCATGGACAGCAAGGAGGTAAAGCAGAAGGAAAGACAAACTCTGCTTAATCTAATCCTGCAAGTGATCGGGGACAACCAGCGGGACAAGCCTGCATCCAGACGCATTACCAGTGGCCTCTACTCTGCATCTCAAGATGTGAAGTTTACTTCACGTGAAAAGACTGCACATTTGTCCAAGGCGGACAGCCGCAGACCAATAG AGATTGTCCCAAGAGACATAAGAATGAAAGACAAATTTATAGAACATTTTACAG CAGGACCAGTCAAGTTTCCATCTGAATGCAGAACACATTTCAGTAGGATTTATTACAACACAAGGGATTGCTCCCAACCAACAT ATTATAAAAGATGTGCACGATTGCTAACAAGACTAGCTATGAGTCCCCTTTGCACACAGTCATAG